In Nitrosarchaeum koreense MY1, one genomic interval encodes:
- a CDS encoding redox-regulated ATPase YchF: MPIKLGLIGKTNTGKTTFYNAATLSSEEISSYPFTTKKPVSGVAHAITLCVHPEFKIQDNPNNSKCVDGWRYIPVELIDLPGLIKDAWKGKGLGNQFLSIAAQSDALLHVVDASGGIDSSGKITEVGSGDPISDFADIEEELILWYHKILEGNRDKVSKSIRTGSSIVDAITDLYRGIGVNPIHVKDSLLKLGLGDKEFDNFDMVDTKKLASYIRKISKPTLIVANKIDVEGADKNFARLRERFNDSIVIPVSGDSEFSLRRAEQKGLIKYSPGSEQFEIIKSEDLNEKQINALDFIKKGIMGEYMRTGVQFAINVAVFKLLKMNSIYPVADEKLLADKKGRVLPDLILLKAGATIADLAKEIHTDLTKGLLYGKDLRYNLRLPVDYQLRDRDVVSLVSASKK, from the coding sequence ATGCCAATTAAACTTGGATTAATAGGTAAAACAAATACTGGTAAAACAACTTTTTACAATGCTGCCACTTTATCGTCTGAAGAAATATCTTCTTATCCATTTACAACAAAAAAACCTGTTTCTGGCGTTGCACATGCAATTACTTTATGTGTTCATCCAGAGTTTAAAATACAAGATAATCCTAATAATTCAAAATGCGTTGACGGGTGGAGATACATCCCAGTTGAATTAATTGATTTACCTGGTCTTATCAAAGATGCATGGAAGGGAAAAGGATTAGGAAACCAATTTCTTTCAATTGCTGCTCAATCCGATGCATTACTTCATGTTGTTGATGCATCTGGCGGTATAGATTCATCTGGAAAAATTACCGAGGTTGGTAGTGGGGATCCAATATCTGATTTTGCAGATATTGAAGAGGAATTAATTTTATGGTACCATAAAATTTTAGAGGGAAATAGAGATAAAGTATCAAAGTCAATTCGAACCGGTTCAAGTATTGTAGATGCAATCACTGATCTTTATCGTGGAATTGGTGTTAATCCAATTCATGTGAAAGATTCATTATTAAAACTTGGGTTGGGCGATAAAGAGTTTGATAATTTCGATATGGTTGATACAAAAAAACTTGCATCATATATTAGAAAAATTTCAAAACCAACACTCATTGTTGCAAATAAAATTGATGTGGAAGGTGCAGACAAAAATTTTGCTAGATTGCGAGAACGATTCAATGATTCTATTGTAATTCCTGTTAGCGGAGATAGTGAATTTAGTTTAAGAAGAGCTGAACAAAAGGGATTGATCAAATATTCTCCAGGTTCTGAACAATTTGAAATAATAAAATCAGAAGATCTTAATGAAAAACAGATTAACGCTTTGGATTTTATTAAAAAAGGGATAATGGGCGAATATATGCGAACAGGTGTTCAATTTGCAATTAACGTGGCAGTATTCAAACTACTAAAGATGAATTCAATTTATCCTGTGGCTGACGAAAAACTTTTAGCTGATAAAAAAGGGCGTGTTTTGCCTGACTTGATATTGCTCAAAGCTGGTGCAACAATTGCTGATCTAGCAAAAGAAATTCACACAGATCTGACAAAAGGACTCCTATATGGAAAGGACTTGAGATATAACTTGCGGTTGCCTGTGGATTATCAGCTCAGAGATAGAGATGTGGTCTCTTTGGTTAGTGCATCAAAAAAATAA
- a CDS encoding CoA-binding protein encodes MERDSYTDDEIRDILSLTRVAVIGMSKNEHKAAYYVPKYLSEHGFTIIPVNPTTDEILGKKCFSTISEVVDDVDIIDVFRPSDQVLPVVKESIKKKPKVIWLQEGIHNVEAENLARDNGIKIVFNRCMLAEHQRLS; translated from the coding sequence ATGGAACGCGATTCTTATACCGATGATGAAATAAGAGATATTCTTTCCTTAACACGTGTTGCAGTAATTGGCATGTCTAAAAATGAACATAAGGCGGCATATTATGTTCCAAAATATTTATCTGAACATGGATTTACTATAATTCCAGTAAATCCTACCACTGATGAGATTTTAGGTAAAAAATGTTTTAGTACAATTTCTGAAGTTGTTGATGATGTTGATATCATTGATGTGTTTAGACCATCTGATCAAGTACTTCCTGTAGTGAAAGAATCTATTAAGAAAAAACCTAAGGTAATTTGGCTTCAAGAAGGAATCCATAATGTTGAAGCCGAAAACTTGGCTAGAGATAATGGAATAAAAATTGTATTTAATAGATGTATGCTGGCAGAACATCAGAGATTATCTTAA
- a CDS encoding biotin--[acetyl-CoA-carboxylase] ligase, protein MAYSSYDNQGIVKVLSFLKSHNTEYLSGQDLSDVLRISRVAVWKHIKKIRELGYKIESKQKLGYRLESSSDKLLPWEITSGLKTKMFGKHTYYFDSVDSTQNQAMKMASRAVHGTLIIAEKQTSGKGRLGRKWISPKGGIWLSIILHPKFDMSVITLFPIASALALSNAIEKTLNIKSELKWPNDITINGKKVAGMLVDASIESNKIENMILGVGINYNVEVKQIEKILKNTPNFYGVASLNEHHKTIKPVLLVQSFLLELEEIFNLLNKGEIKKIIKDWTKKSSTIGQNIELITEEGKIKGKAIKIDNDGALVISSNEKNKRITSGDITHIIK, encoded by the coding sequence ATGGCATATAGTTCGTATGATAACCAAGGAATAGTCAAAGTACTATCATTTCTAAAATCCCACAATACAGAATATCTTTCAGGTCAAGATTTGAGTGACGTATTAAGAATAAGTCGAGTTGCAGTTTGGAAACATATTAAAAAAATCAGAGAGTTAGGATATAAAATAGAATCAAAACAAAAGCTAGGATATAGATTAGAATCAAGCAGTGATAAATTACTTCCATGGGAGATAACATCGGGATTAAAGACCAAAATGTTTGGAAAGCATACGTATTATTTTGATTCAGTGGATTCAACTCAAAACCAGGCAATGAAAATGGCATCAAGGGCAGTTCATGGCACATTGATCATTGCAGAAAAACAAACTAGTGGAAAAGGAAGGCTGGGAAGAAAATGGATTTCACCCAAAGGGGGAATATGGCTATCTATAATTCTACATCCAAAATTTGACATGTCGGTAATCACATTATTTCCAATAGCTTCTGCACTTGCATTATCAAACGCAATTGAGAAAACATTAAACATAAAATCGGAGTTAAAATGGCCAAATGACATTACAATTAATGGTAAAAAAGTCGCTGGAATGTTAGTTGATGCATCTATAGAGTCAAACAAAATTGAAAATATGATTCTCGGAGTTGGAATAAATTATAATGTGGAGGTTAAACAAATTGAAAAAATTCTAAAAAATACTCCAAATTTTTATGGAGTTGCATCATTAAATGAACACCACAAAACAATAAAACCAGTGTTACTAGTTCAATCATTTTTATTGGAATTAGAAGAAATTTTTAATCTATTGAACAAAGGAGAAATTAAAAAAATAATCAAAGACTGGACAAAAAAATCATCTACCATAGGTCAAAATATAGAATTAATTACAGAAGAGGGGAAAATAAAAGGCAAAGCAATCAAAATAGATAATGACGGAGCATTAGTCATATCATCTAATGAAAAAAATAAAAGAATCACATCAGGAGATATAACTCATATTATAAAATAA